Within the Flavobacterium sp. CG_23.5 genome, the region TAGGCAATTATATAACAATACGATTATTGTCAGTTTAATTACGACCATTCTTCAGGACATCCTGCCAGAAACAACCAACATAGACCAGCACCTATCAGACGCAGTACTTATTCAAAATGTATATGATTACATTTTGAACCATTTAGAGGATCCATTACCAAGTACAAAGGAATTGTCAAAAATATTCATTGTAAATGAATTCAAATTAAAAGATAGTTTTAGGCATTTCTTTAACACCAGCATATATCAGTTTTACATGGACGAGAGACTAAAACGAGCACAAATTTTAATCCTGCAAACTAGCATCACTTTAAAAGAAATCGCTTTTATTATTGGATTTAATGACTACACCAACTTCTACAAGGCTTTTAAAAAGCGATTCAATTATTCCCCAAGCGACTTAAAACGTAATAATAATAATAATAATAATAACTCCGAAAACAAATACTAATAATAATACAATTTAGTATTTGCATACTGATATTCCCAAATTACCATTTTACAAGATTTTCATTTACAGAACTTTACTAAATCAAAAGCACTAAAAATGAAAGTCACGAACAACATCAGAAAAAACTACATCGACATTATAAGCTACTTGTTTATTATCCTCTTCTCCTATGCTTCGTTTAGTAAATTATTAGATTATGAAAGTTTCACCATACAAATTGGGCAATCACCGTTGATAAGTGCTTTTGCCGGTTGGGTTTCTTGGTCTATTCCTTCACTAGAACTATTAATCGCAGCTCTGCTGATGTTTAAGAATACTAAACTCCCTGCCTTGGTCGCTTCTTTCACCCTAATGGTGATGTTCTCTGCCTATATCTTCATCATACTGCACTACAGTGAATTTGTGCCTTGCTCCTGTGGTGGGATACTTGAAAAAATGACTTGGAACCAACATCTAACATTCAATCTTATCTTTTGCCTTCTAGCTGCTTTTGCAATCGTATCATCTATGCAGTTACGTCAACAAAACAAAGCGTGGAAACCACGATGTGGACTGGTTCTTATCGCAACAAGCCTTTTTGCAGTTGGTATAGTGCTTGTATTATTTCTAAAATCAGAACAGATTATCCATCAGGAAAACAACTTTGTTCGCCGATATCCGCCACATCTTTATAGTAAACTAGCGCAGTTAAATTTAAAATATGATGGCAACTACTTTGCAGGAATCGCAAATGAGGTTGTGTATTTAGGTAACTACGCATCACCCCTATCCATAGTGGCTATAGACAAGAATCTGAAAGTCGTAGGCAATTATCGAATTGACCTGAATAATTATGACCTGCCATACAGAGCCGCACTGGTTCGTATAAGGCCACCCTATTTTTACCTGACAGACGGCACGGTTCCCTGTATTTTCAGAGGCAAAATAGCCGACTGGAAAGCAAAGCAAATACCAGATACTAAAACATATTTTTCAGCATTTGAACCTATCGATGCGTCGGCAGCAGTCTTTCGCGGCAAAAGCCCTAAAACCGGTGAGAGCATTCTCGGGGCTATGTTGTTTTCAAATAACAAAACTAAAGTACTATGGGGTAACGGACTCCTTCAAAAACAAATAGACGGAATCTTTGATTGTGATGGTATGTTACGGTACAACTCCGAAAATCAAAAACTTATTTATACCTACTATTATCGCAATCAATTTATAGTAGCTGATAAAAACATGAAAGACCTCTATCGAGGCAACACAATTGACACAACCAGTTTTGCCAAAATTAAAGTGGCAACACTAAGTAATGGCGACCGAAAAATGGCGGAACCTCCGCTAATGGTCAATAAGTTAAGTAGTACGTCAGGCAACCAGTTATTTGTCAATTCAAATCTCCGTGGTCGATTTGAATCACTGACACTATGGAAACAAACTTCAGTAATTGATGTATATGACCTAAAAAATAATGTGTACGATTATAGCTTCTATGTATATCATCTCAATGAAAAAAAGCCGCAAGCAATGTATGCTGTAAAAAATCGAATTTACTTCTTATTTGAAAAAACACTGGTAGTATATCAAATCGATAAATCAGTCAGAAGATAATATAAAGAAATACCCTTTCGGGTATCAGGAATCAGATCGAACACCTGTAGAAAAAAGTAGATCAAAAAAATAACTTTAAATTTTAACATTATGAAAAATGTAAAATTGTTTTTGTCAGCAGCGTTATTTATCGTTGCGGCAGCCGGAGCGTTCGCAACCACTGCCTCTAAAAAAGCTGTAACCAAATCTGGTGTGCTAAGCACTTTTCCAGGTTACATCAAGCAGGGTCCTAACTGTGTGCTTAAAAACAACTGCACGGATGTACCTAATGCGGTATTGTGTACGGAAACCCAAACGGGCGGGGCACAAGTTTTTGGAATAACTGATGCTACACACTGTGCGGTACAGTTATGGAGACTACCTAACTAAACAGTTAAGCAGTCAAAAAAAGCAGTTCCTAACCCAGGAACTGCTTTTTCATTAATAATAAATTACTATTGCATACCCTTCATAATCCAATCTGGAGCCGTGGCATCTTTTAGATAAGTGGAAAGCCATTTCTCATACCGCTGTGTAAAATCTTTCTGACTCTCAAATTGACTTAAAACATGATCATTTTTAGGATATATAAGCATGATGTGCTTTTTCCCTAATCGTCGCAACGCATTATAAAATTCAATACTTTGGTAATAAGGCACTTGTTGATCTTCCGCTCCGCTCCAAGTCAACATAGGAGCTTTAATATTTTGTGCATGCATTACCGGTGAATTTCTTAAATACCCTTCCGTATATTCATACAGCGACTTTTCCAAACGCCATTGATCATTCTCATAGCGCCATATTTCAGGTCTACCAGTATTCCTGCCATTCAAAAGATAATGGCTTACCAAATCAGATATTCCGGCACCCGCTATAACAGTGGCAAAAATATCGGTTTGAGTAGCAATAAAGTCCGCTTCATAGCCCCCAAAAGAATGACCGTGCAAACCTATTTTATTAGGTAATACTAAATCCATGGCAATGACTGCTTTGGTAGCCGAAACAACACAATCAGTAGCACTGATTCCTACATCACCCATTTCAAAAGATATATCGGGATGCAGCACGAAATAACCTTGAGAATTCAGATTACTTGTATTGATACCGTAGGTATTATACAAAGTGGGGTTCACATAAGTGTGCAAATGTTGACTCAGTTTTTCGTAAATATAAACGACCATAGGATATTTTTTTGCTGGGTCATAGTTAGCCGGATAATATAAAGCACCTTGAAGTTTCTTGTTTTTTGAATTGGTATAACTAATAAGTTGTGATTTGCCCCAATGATAGTTTTCTTGTTGTGGATTACTATTTACAACCAACTTCGGAAATGGTATTGCTTCTACTAATGCCATGATAGTAGGTGGCACATTAAAGTCTTGCATTGTATAGTATAATGTTTTAGTGGTATTAGTGTAACCAAGCTGAGTAATATTCTTTGCTTCAAATACTAACGCCTTCTCCGTCATATCCCAATGATAATATCCCGATTGTTTGGTAAACTTTCCAAATGCCTTAAGATACAAACCCTTTTCCAAATCAAGTAGTGCAAAAGTAAACCCATCAAAATTCATAAGCCGGTCTATTTGCCCTAAAGGATAGGAAAGGCGAAATACAATTTGCTGCTCTCTGCCTTTGGTAAGTCGTTTTGTTTTCAAGTCTTTCAGATTGATTGACCATAAATCATATTCGTCATAAATGATTACTGACGCATCATCAGCTGTCCAACCGGCAATACCATATGCAGGCTTTACTCCTGCTCTGTCATACGATGCATCATAAATCATTGGCACCATGCCGGCACTAATGTTTATATGTTTTCCTGTAGCGATCTCATAAACCCACCAGTGTTTATCGCTGCGATAGGCAACATACTTACCACTATAAGAGGGTGTGATTTCACCTAAGTCACAGACTAGATTTTCCAAAAAGAGGGTTTGTTTACCGGTATTCAAATTGGTTAAATACCAATCGGTGGTATTCAAATAATCAAACTGGGGTTTTTCTCCCATAGGATTATGAGTAATAGCGTACTCCTGGTCACCGTTAAGCATTAGCTTAGGCTGCTCATTCGTAGTTAACTGCAAAAAGCGTCCATTATCCGGCCACCAAACGGCACATTTCGATGTTTTATCAAAGCGTCCCGTTATTTGCGCTTGGGGATAAGTCCAGACATCATTGCCATTCCATACCTGTACTTGTGGTTTTTCAGTACCCGTGCTGCCTTCCGTAATGTAAAAAAACACCCGTTGACCATCATCAGAAATCCTAAAATGGGTCCAAATCGGAGATTCAATTGTGCTGGTTTTTGGAATAGTTGGCAGGAGATTAGCATCAAAACTATATAATTTATTTTCTGATAGGCGATACAAATATAAGTTC harbors:
- a CDS encoding MauE/DoxX family redox-associated membrane protein, with product MKVTNNIRKNYIDIISYLFIILFSYASFSKLLDYESFTIQIGQSPLISAFAGWVSWSIPSLELLIAALLMFKNTKLPALVASFTLMVMFSAYIFIILHYSEFVPCSCGGILEKMTWNQHLTFNLIFCLLAAFAIVSSMQLRQQNKAWKPRCGLVLIATSLFAVGIVLVLFLKSEQIIHQENNFVRRYPPHLYSKLAQLNLKYDGNYFAGIANEVVYLGNYASPLSIVAIDKNLKVVGNYRIDLNNYDLPYRAALVRIRPPYFYLTDGTVPCIFRGKIADWKAKQIPDTKTYFSAFEPIDASAAVFRGKSPKTGESILGAMLFSNNKTKVLWGNGLLQKQIDGIFDCDGMLRYNSENQKLIYTYYYRNQFIVADKNMKDLYRGNTIDTTSFAKIKVATLSNGDRKMAEPPLMVNKLSSTSGNQLFVNSNLRGRFESLTLWKQTSVIDVYDLKNNVYDYSFYVYHLNEKKPQAMYAVKNRIYFLFEKTLVVYQIDKSVRR
- a CDS encoding DUF6520 family protein; the encoded protein is MKNVKLFLSAALFIVAAAGAFATTASKKAVTKSGVLSTFPGYIKQGPNCVLKNNCTDVPNAVLCTETQTGGAQVFGITDATHCAVQLWRLPN
- a CDS encoding alpha/beta hydrolase family protein, translating into MRTLFYNNRFYTALVHLFILGIVFFSCSVLGQVTPKKNLTEQDYHLWSTMEMQAVSAKGDWVSYHFAYESGSDTLAVRNKEATKTHAFAKGYDGKFAKDSWFACMLPEKVLTVVNLKTGLTRQIKGVTQYAFSNDGATLIYLNDSNQLTIGSPAGSAKDEFNGVSGFVLNPAGSSMVYTVTGEESSLHYYSFAGKGDFKKLATDGAATFENIVWQGKGASFAFVKNYKDTLDFRHGKNLYLYRLSENKLYSFDANLLPTIPKTSTIESPIWTHFRISDDGQRVFFYITEGSTGTEKPQVQVWNGNDVWTYPQAQITGRFDKTSKCAVWWPDNGRFLQLTTNEQPKLMLNGDQEYAITHNPMGEKPQFDYLNTTDWYLTNLNTGKQTLFLENLVCDLGEITPSYSGKYVAYRSDKHWWVYEIATGKHINISAGMVPMIYDASYDRAGVKPAYGIAGWTADDASVIIYDEYDLWSINLKDLKTKRLTKGREQQIVFRLSYPLGQIDRLMNFDGFTFALLDLEKGLYLKAFGKFTKQSGYYHWDMTEKALVFEAKNITQLGYTNTTKTLYYTMQDFNVPPTIMALVEAIPFPKLVVNSNPQQENYHWGKSQLISYTNSKNKKLQGALYYPANYDPAKKYPMVVYIYEKLSQHLHTYVNPTLYNTYGINTSNLNSQGYFVLHPDISFEMGDVGISATDCVVSATKAVIAMDLVLPNKIGLHGHSFGGYEADFIATQTDIFATVIAGAGISDLVSHYLLNGRNTGRPEIWRYENDQWRLEKSLYEYTEGYLRNSPVMHAQNIKAPMLTWSGAEDQQVPYYQSIEFYNALRRLGKKHIMLIYPKNDHVLSQFESQKDFTQRYEKWLSTYLKDATAPDWIMKGMQ